The following are encoded together in the Desulfovibrio aminophilus genome:
- a CDS encoding L-serine ammonia-lyase, which yields MPPINTSLLELFRIGPGPSSSHTIGPMRAARDFLHAVRALPEATKSRAARLEVRLYGSLAATGPGHGTNRAVLAGLLDQAPETCTPEFLQGVNLAPDAPHELDLGGRGFVMHSSDVVLDFAEQGFSHGNTLVPRLLDEQGRPLLERRYASVGGGFIQWEGQPEERRGEPVFPFFDMRSLKLALNESSLPLHELMLMNEAALTGRGQGEILADLDRIMDVMDAAVQRGLSARGKLPGLGLARKAHILLARASAADSGAGRFLLHLDAYAFAAAEENAAGGIVATAPTSGSSGVIPAVLALLRRHQLRDRDTLRRGIIAAGTIGLLVRHNASIAGAEVGCQGEIGAASCMAAALLAYASDLPIWAVETAAEIALEHHLGLTCDPVGGFVQIPCIERNAMGAVKAYNAFLIASVEDQGLNVMGLDGVIRAMLETGRDMSAKYKETATGGLALSRPAC from the coding sequence ATACCACCGATCAACACCTCGCTCCTGGAGCTCTTCCGCATCGGCCCAGGCCCCTCCAGCTCCCACACCATCGGGCCCATGCGCGCGGCCCGGGACTTCCTGCACGCGGTCCGGGCCCTGCCCGAGGCGACGAAGTCCCGCGCGGCCCGGCTGGAGGTGCGGCTCTATGGCTCCCTGGCCGCCACCGGCCCGGGCCACGGCACGAACCGGGCCGTGCTGGCCGGGCTCCTGGACCAGGCGCCGGAGACCTGCACGCCGGAGTTTCTCCAAGGGGTGAACCTCGCCCCGGACGCCCCCCACGAGCTGGACCTGGGCGGCCGGGGGTTCGTCATGCATTCCTCGGACGTGGTCCTGGACTTCGCGGAACAGGGCTTCAGCCACGGCAACACGCTCGTCCCGCGCCTGCTGGACGAACAGGGACGACCGCTTCTGGAACGCCGCTACGCCTCCGTCGGCGGCGGCTTCATCCAGTGGGAAGGCCAACCCGAGGAACGGCGCGGCGAACCGGTCTTCCCCTTCTTCGACATGCGTTCCCTGAAGCTGGCCTTGAATGAATCCAGCCTGCCCCTGCACGAACTCATGCTCATGAACGAGGCCGCCCTCACCGGGCGCGGCCAGGGCGAAATCCTGGCCGACCTGGACCGGATCATGGATGTCATGGACGCCGCCGTGCAACGGGGACTCTCCGCCCGGGGCAAGCTTCCCGGCCTGGGACTCGCGCGCAAGGCCCACATCCTCCTCGCCCGGGCCTCGGCCGCCGACAGCGGGGCCGGGCGTTTCCTCCTGCACCTGGACGCCTACGCCTTCGCGGCCGCCGAGGAGAACGCCGCCGGGGGCATCGTGGCCACCGCTCCGACCTCCGGCTCCTCCGGGGTCATCCCGGCGGTGCTGGCGCTGCTGCGCCGCCACCAGCTCCGCGACCGCGACACCCTGCGCCGGGGCATCATCGCCGCCGGGACCATCGGCCTGCTCGTGCGCCACAACGCGAGCATCGCCGGGGCCGAGGTGGGCTGCCAGGGCGAGATCGGCGCGGCCTCCTGCATGGCCGCCGCGCTCCTGGCCTACGCCTCGGACCTGCCCATCTGGGCCGTGGAGACGGCCGCCGAAATCGCCCTGGAGCACCATCTCGGCCTGACCTGCGACCCCGTGGGCGGCTTCGTGCAGATCCCCTGCATCGAGCGCAACGCCATGGGCGCGGTCAAGGCCTACAACGCCTTCCTCATCGCCAGCGTGGAGGACCAGGGCCTGAACGTCATGGGCCTGGACGGGGTCATCCGGGCCATGCTGGAAACCGGCCGGGACATGAGCGCCAAGTATAAGGAGACGGCCACCGGCGGCCTGGCCCTTTCCCGCCCGGCCTGTTGA
- a CDS encoding efflux RND transporter periplasmic adaptor subunit translates to MTRATLHRLAILTLVLTVFTLQACRGEHAAPQHPAPVRTALAEPRDTPMILWSVGSVRGSNSVSVKSRQDGRIIKIHFLDGDEVHAGDLLFTIDPVSQALAQAQAKAGLASDRASAEMAVKELDRYKTLYAQGAVSKDEFDQRRTAAETALAQVRSSQAAVGISAQTLSYTFIRSPIDGRIGIAKLDEGNLALANQDVLAVINTIAPIDLDFSLPERYLEDVRLAFRTGPVQVIAATRGGKPVQVKGSLRAIDNSINPATGMFNMRARFENTDEILWPGQFVSAGVVLSTIKGAVLVPAQAVQRGPDGDFVYRVSEGKAEPVAVKVGIPVDDHVVLDSGLKVGDEVVVEGQIRLYPGAPVVQPTPGKPAGASS, encoded by the coding sequence ATGACGCGCGCCACCCTGCACCGCCTCGCGATCCTGACCCTGGTCCTCACCGTGTTCACGCTCCAGGCCTGCCGGGGCGAACACGCCGCCCCGCAGCATCCCGCGCCGGTGCGCACGGCCCTGGCCGAGCCCCGCGACACCCCCATGATCCTCTGGTCCGTGGGCTCGGTGCGCGGCTCCAACTCGGTCTCCGTCAAATCCCGCCAGGACGGCCGAATCATCAAGATCCACTTCCTGGACGGCGACGAGGTGCACGCCGGGGACCTGCTCTTCACCATCGACCCGGTCTCCCAGGCCCTGGCCCAGGCCCAGGCCAAGGCAGGGCTGGCCAGCGACCGGGCCTCGGCCGAGATGGCCGTGAAGGAACTGGACCGCTACAAGACGCTCTACGCCCAGGGCGCGGTGAGCAAGGACGAGTTCGACCAGAGACGCACCGCCGCCGAGACGGCCCTGGCCCAGGTCCGCTCCTCCCAAGCCGCCGTGGGCATCTCGGCCCAGACCCTGAGCTACACCTTCATCCGCTCGCCCATCGACGGCCGCATCGGCATCGCCAAGCTGGACGAGGGCAACCTGGCCCTGGCCAACCAGGACGTGTTGGCCGTGATCAACACCATCGCGCCCATCGACCTCGATTTCTCCCTGCCCGAACGCTACCTGGAAGACGTGCGCCTGGCCTTCCGCACCGGCCCGGTGCAGGTCATCGCCGCCACCCGGGGCGGCAAGCCGGTCCAGGTCAAGGGCTCGCTGCGGGCCATCGACAACAGCATCAATCCGGCCACGGGCATGTTCAACATGCGGGCCCGCTTCGAGAACACCGACGAAATCCTCTGGCCCGGACAGTTCGTAAGCGCCGGAGTGGTCCTTTCGACCATCAAGGGCGCGGTGCTCGTGCCGGCCCAGGCCGTGCAGCGCGGGCCGGACGGCGACTTCGTCTACCGCGTGAGCGAGGGCAAGGCCGAGCCCGTGGCGGTCAAGGTCGGCATCCCGGTGGACGACCATGTGGTCCTGGACTCGGGCCTCAAGGTCGGGGACGAGGTGGTGGTGGAGGGCCAGATCCGGCTCTACCCCGGCGCGCCGGTGGTCCAGCCGACGCCCGGCAAGCCCGCGGGGGCGTCCTCGTGA